From Lemur catta isolate mLemCat1 chromosome 21, mLemCat1.pri, whole genome shotgun sequence, a single genomic window includes:
- the POLE gene encoding DNA polymerase epsilon catalytic subunit A isoform X2 produces MDLRFGFERLKEPGEKTGWLINMHPTEILDEDKRLVSAVDYYFIQDDGSRFKVALPYKPYFYIATRKGCEREVSSFLSKKFQGKIAKVETVPKEDLDLPNHLVGLKRNYIKLSFHTVEDLVKVRKEISPAVKKNREQDRASDAYTAMLSSVLQGGNVITDEEETSRKIADQLDNIVDMREYDVPYHIRLSIDLKIHVAHWYNVRHRGSALPVEITRRDDLVERPDPVVLAFDIETTKLPLKFPDAETDQIMMISYMIDGQGYLITNREIVSEDIEDFEFTPKPEYEGPFCVFNEPDEVHLIRRWFEHVQETKPTVMVTYNGDFFDWPFVEARAAVYGLSMQQEIGFQKDSQGEYKAPQCIHMDCLRWVKRDSYLPVGSHNLKAAAKAKLGYDPVELDPEDMCRMATEQPQTLATYSVSDAVATYYLYMKYVHPFIFALCTIIPMEPDEVLRKGSGTLCEALLMVQAFHANIVFPNKQEQELNKLTADGHVLDAETYVGGHVEALESGVFRSDIPCRFRMNPAAFDFLLQRVEKTVRHAVEEEEKVAMEQVTNFQEVCDQIKTKLTSLKDVPNRIECPLIYHLDVGAMYPNIILTNRLQPSAMVDEATCAACDFNKPGANCQRRMAWQWRGEFMPASRSEYHRIQHQLESEKFPPLFPEGPARAFHELSREEQAKYEKKRLADYCRKAYKKIHVTKVEERLTTICQRENSFYVDTVRAFRDRRYEFKGLHKVWKKKLSAAVEAGDAAEAKRCRNMEVLYDSLQLAHKCILNSFYGYVMRKGARWYSMEMAGIVCFTGASIITQARELIEQIGRPLELDTDGIWCILPNSFPENFVLQTTNAKKPRVTISYPGAMLNILVKDGFTNHQYQELAEPSSLTYVTRSENSIFFEVDGPYLAMILPASKEEGKKLKKRYAVFNEDGSLAELKGFEVKRRGELQLIKIFQSSVFEAFLKGSTLEEVYGSVAKVADYWLDVLYSKAANMPDSELFELISENRSMSRKLEDYGEQKSTSISTAKRLAEFLGDQMVKDAGLSCRYIISRKPEGSPVTERAIPLAIFQAEPTVRKHFLRKWLKSSSLQDFDIRTILDWDYYIERLGSAIQKIITIPAALQQVKNPVPRVKHPDWLHRKLLEKNDAYKQKKISELFVLEGRRQVVMAQAPEDSPRPGIADMEDFGLTQPPHPAVPVATKRKRVLWESQEESQELALTVPWQEILGQPPPLGTTQAEWLVWLGFHKKKWQLQARQRLARRKRQRLEPSGGALRPGAIRDGPATGLGSFLRRTARSILDLPWQIVQISETSQAGLFRLWAIIGSDLHCIKLSIPRVFYVNQRAAKAEDGPSYRKVNRVLPRSNVVYNLYEYSVPEDMYQEHINEINTELSAPDIEGVYETQVPLLFRALVQLGCVCVVSKQLVRHLSGWEADTFALEHLEMRSLAQFSYLEPGSIRHIYLYHHSQGHKALFGLFIPSQRRASVFVLDTVRSNQMPSLSTLYSAEHSLLLDRLGPELLPPSKHTFEVRAETDLKTICRAIQRFLLAYKEERRGPTLIAVQSSWELRRLASEVPVLEEFPLVPIRVADKISYGVLDWQRHGARRMIRHYLNLDTCLSQAFEMSRYFHIPIGNLPEDISTFGSDLFFARHLQRHNHLLWLSPTARPDLGGKEADDNRLVMEFDDRASVEINSSGCYSTVCVELDLQNLAVNTVLQSHHVNDMEGADSMGISFDVIQQASLEDMITGGQAASAPASYDETALCSNTFRILKSMVVGWVKEITQYHNVYADNQVMHFYRWLRSPSSLLHDPALHRTLHNMMKKLFLQLIAEFKRLGSSVVYANFNRIILCTKKRRIEDAIAYVEYITSSIHAKDIFHSLTISFSRCWEFLLWMDPSNYGGIKGKVSASVHCGQQDSQEGEGAENEQESEEEEREEEDVEEPDDVEELLENNWNILQFLPQTASCQSYFLMIVSAYIVAVYHSMKDGLRRSAPGSTPMRRRGASQFSQEAEGAAGALPGMITFSQDYVANELTQSFFTITQKIQKKVTGSRNSTELSEMFPHLPGSHLLLNNPALEFIKYVCKVLSLDTNITNQVNKLNRDLLRLVDVGEFSEEAQFRDPCRSYVLPEVICHSCNFCRDLDLCKDSSFSQDGAVLPQWLCSNCQAAYDSSAIEMALVEALQKKLMAFTLQDLICLKCHGVKEANMPMHCSCAGDFALTIHTQVFVEQIRIFRNIAQHYGMLYLLETLEWLLQKNPRLGR; encoded by the exons ATGGATTTGCGGTTTGGCTTTGAGCGGCTAAAGGAGCCTGGTGAGAAGACCGGCTGGCTCATCAACATGCACCCC ACTGAGATCTTAGATGAAGATAAACGCCTAGTCAGTGCGGTGGATTACTACTTTATTCAGGACGATGGGAGCAGATTCAAG GTGGCCCTGCCCTATAAGCCGTATTTCTACATTGCAACCAGGAAG GGTTGTGAGCGAGAagtttcatcttttctttccaaGAAGTTTCAGGGTAAAATTGCAAAAGTAGAGACTGTCCCCAAAGAGGATCTGGACTTG CCAAATCACTTAGTGGGTTTGAAGCGAAATTACATCAAGCTATCCTTCCACACGGTGGAGGATCTCGTCAAAGTGAGGAAGGAGATTTCCCCTGCTGTAAAGAAGAACCGGGAGCAGGACCGTGCCAGCGATGCGTACACAGCTATGCTTTCCAG TGTTCTGCAAGGGGGCAATGTAATCACCGATGAAGAAGAGACCTCTCGCAAGATAGCTGACCAGCTGGACAACATTGTGGACATGCGCGAGTACGACGTCCCCTACCACATCCGCCTCTCCATTGACCTGAAGATCCACGTG GCTCATTGGTACAATGTCAGGCACCGAGGAAGTGCTTTGCCCGTGGAAATCACCCGCCGAGACGACCTTGTTGAACGACCT GACCCTGTGGTTTTGGCATTTGACATTGAGACAACCAAACTGCCTCTCAAGTTTCCTGACGCCGAGACAGACCAGATTATGATGATTTCCTACATGATCGACGGCCAG GGCTACCTCATCACCAACAGGGAGATCGTTTCAGAAGATATTGAAGATTTTGAGTTTACCCCCAAGCCGGAATATGAAGGGCCTTTTTGTGTCTTCAATGAGCCCGATGAG GTCCATCTGATCCGAAGGTGGTTTGAGCACGTCCAGGAGACCAAGCCCACCGTCATGGTCACCTACAACGGGGACTTTTTTGACTG GCCGTTTGTGGAGGCCAGGGCGGCAGTGTACGGCCTGAGCATGCAGCAGGAGATAGGCTTCCAGAAGGACAGCCAGGGAGAGTACAAGGCGCCCCAGTGCATCCACATGGACTGCCTCAG GTGGGTGAAGAGGGACAGTTACCTTCCCGTGGGCAGCCACAACCTCAAGGCAGCTGCCAAGGCCAAGCTGGGCTACGACCCTGTAGAGCTGGACCCTGAGGACATGTGCCGGATGGCCACGGAGCAGCCCCAG ACTCTGGCCACGTATTCCGTGTCGGACGCTGTCGCCACCTACTATCTGTACATGAAGTACGTCCACCCCTTCATCTTCGCTCTGTGCACCATCATCCCCATGGAGCCTGATGAG GTGCTGCGGAAGGGCTCGGGCACGCTGTGTGAGGCCCTGCTGATGGTCCAGGCCTTCCATGCCAACATCGTCTTCCCCAACAAGCAGGAGCAGGAGCTCAACAAGCTGACGGCCGACGGCCACGTgctggatgcagagacctacgTGGGGGGCCACGTGGAGGCCCTGGAGTCTGGCGTCTTCCGCAGCGACATCCCCTGCCGGTTCCGGATG AACCCGGCTGCCTTTGACTTCCTGCTGCAGCGGGTGGAGAAGACCGTGCGCCACGCCGtcgaggaggaggagaaggtggccATGGAGCAGGTCACCAACTTTCAGGAG GTGTGTGACCAGATTAAGACCAAACTCACCTCTCTGAAGGATGTTCCTAACCGGATTGAGTGTCCCCTCATCTACCACCTGGACGTGGGGGCCATGTACCCCAACATCATCCTGACGAACCGCCTGCAG ccctctgCCATGGTAGACGAGGCCACCTGTGCCGCCTGCGACTTCAATAAGCCGGGAGCGAACTGCCAGAGGAGGATGGCCTGGCAGTGGAGGGGCGAGTTCA TGCCGGCCAGTCGCAGTGAATACCATCGCATCCAGCACCAGCTGGAGTCAGAGAAGTTCCCCCCATTGTTCCCAGAGGGACCAGCTCGAGCCTTTCATGAGCTGTCCCGCGAGGAGCAGGCCAAATACGAGAAGAAGAGGCTGGCAG ATTACTGCCGGAAAGCCTACAAGAAGATTCACGTCACCAAGGTGGAGGAGCGCCTCACCACCATCTGCCAGCGGGAGAACTCCTTCTACGTGGACACGGTGCGCGCCTTCCGGGACAGGCGCTACGAGTTCAAAGGGCTCCACAAG GTGTGGAAGAAGAAGCTCTCAGCGGCCGTGGAGGCGGGCGACGCGGCGGAGGCCAAGCGCTGCCGGAACATGGAGGTGCTGTACGACTCGCTGCAGCTGGCGCACAAGTGCATCCTCAACTCCTTCTACGGCTACGTCATGCGCAAGGG GGCTCGCTGGTACTCCATGGAGATGGCGGGCATCGTCTGCTTCACGGGAGCCAGCATCATCACGCAGGCACGCGAGCTGATCGAGCAGATCGG GAGGCCCCTAGAACTGGACACAGATGGGATATGGTGCATCTTGCCCAACAGCTTCCCAGAAAATTTTGTCCTCCAGACAACCAACGCGAAGAAGCCCAGGGTGACCATCTCCTACCCTGGGGCCATGTTGAACATCCTGGTCAAG GACGGCTTCACCAACCACCAGTACCAGGAGCTGGCCGAGCCGTCCTCGCTCACCTACGTCACTCGTTCAGAAAACAGCATCTTTTTTGAGGTGGATGGGCCCTACCTTGCCATGATCCTTCCAGCCTCCAAGGAAGAAGGCAAGAAACTGAAGAAGAG ATACGCCGTGTTCAATGAAGATGGCTCCCTGGCTGAGCTCAAGGGCTTCGAGGTCAAACGCCGTGGGGAACTGCAGCTGATTAAGATCTTCCAGTCCTCGGTGTTTGAGGCCTTCCTCAAGGGCAGCACGCTGGAGGAGGTGTACGGCTCGGTGGCCAAGGTGGCCGACTACTGGCTGGACGTGCTGTACAGCAAG GCGGCGAACATGCCTGATTCCGAGCTGTTCGAGCTGATCTCTGAGAACCGTTCCATGTCTCGGAAGCTGGAAGATTACGGGGAGCAGAAGTCTACGTCCATCAGCACGGCGAAGCGCCTGGCCGAGTTCCTGGGGGACCAGATGGTCAAGGATGCGGGGCTGAGCTGCCGCTACATCATCTCCCGCAAGCCCGAGGGCTCCCCTGTCACCGAGAG GGCCATCCCGCTTGCCATCTTCCAGGCAGAGCCCACGGTGAGGAAGCACTTTCTCCGGAAATGGCTTAAGAGCTCGTCCCTTCAGGACTTTGATATTCGAACA ATCCTGGATTGGGACTACTACATCGAGCGGCTGGGAAGTGCCATCCAGAAGATCATCACGATCCCTGCAGCTCTGCAGCAG GTGAAGAACCCAGTGCCACGCGTCAAACACCCTGACTGGCTGCACAGAAAACTGCTGGAGAAGAATGACGCCTACAAGCAGAAGAAGATCAGTGAGCTCTTCGTCCTGGAGGGCAGGAGACAG GTTGTGATGGCCCAGGCCCCAGAGGACAGTCCCAGGCCCGGCATTGCCGACATGGAGGACTTCGGCCTCACGCAGCCGCCCCACCCGGCAGTGCCCGTGGCTACGAAGAGGAAGCGAGTCCTTTGGGAGAGCCAGGAGGAGTCTCAGGAGCTTGCGCTGACTGTGCCCTGGCAGGAGATCTTGGGGCAGCCTCCCCCCCTGGGGACCACGCAG GCTGAGTGGCTGGTCTGGCTCGGCTTCCACAAGAAGAAATGGCAGCTGCAGGCCCGGCAGCGCCTCGCCCGCCGGAAGCGGCAGCGTCTAGAGCCCTCGGGGGGTGCGCTGAGGCCTGGAGCCATCCGAGACGGGCCTGCCACGGGGCTGGGGAGCTTCTTGCGAAGAACTGCCCGCAGCATCTTGGACCTTCCTTGGCAGATTGTGCAG ATCAGCGAGACCAGCCAGGCTGGCCTCTTCCGGCTGTGGGCCATCATCGGCAGTGACCTGCACTGCATCAAGCTGAGCATCCCTCGAGTGTTCTACGTGAACCAGCGGGCAGCCAAAGCTGAGGATGGGCCTTCGTATCGCAAG GTAAATCGAGTCCTTCCTCGCTCGAACGTGGTCTACAATCTCTACGAGTATTCGGTGCCAGAGGACATGTACCAGGAACATATCAACGAGATCAACACTGAGCTGTCAGCGCCGGACATTGAGGGCGTCTATGAGACCCAG GTGCCACTGTTGTTCCGGGCCCTGGTGCagctgggctgtgtgtgtgtcgTCAGTAAACAGCTGGTCAGACACCTTTCAGGCTGGGAAGCGGACACCTTTGCTCTCGAGCACCTGGAGATGCGTTCTCTGGCCCAATTCAGCTACCTGGAACCAG GGAGCATCCGCCACATCTACCTGTACCACCACTCGCAGGGCCACAAAGCTCTCTTCGGGCTGTTCATCCCCTCGCAGCGCAGAGCATCTGTGTTTGTGTTGGACACT GTGCGCAGCAACCAGATGCCCAGCCTCAGCACCCTGTACTCGGCAGAGCACAGCCTCCTGCTGGACAGGCTGGGCCCCGAGCTCCTGCCGCCATCCAAGCACACGTTTGAAGTTCGGGCTGAAACCGACCTGAAGACCATCTGCAGAGCCATCCAGCGCTTCCTGCTCGCCTACAAG GAGGAGCGCCGGGGGCCCACGCTCATTGCTGTTCAGTCCAGCTGGGAGCTGAGGAGGCTGGCCAGTGAGGTCCCCGTCCTGGAGGAATTCCCCCTGGTGCCTATCCGCGTGGCTGACAAGATCAGCTATGGTGTCCTGGACTGGCAACGCCATGGCGCACGCCGCATGATCCGGCACTACCTCAACCTGGACACCTGCCTGTCGCAGGCCTTTGAGATGAGCAG GTACTTCCACATTCCCATTGGGAACCTGCCGGAGGACATCTCCACCTTCGGCTCCGACCTCTTCTTTGCCCGCCACCTCCAGCGCCACAACCACCTGCTGTGGCTGTCCCCGACGGCCCGCCCCGACCTGGGTGGGAAGGAGGCCGACGACAACCGCCTGGTCATGGAGTTCGACGACCGAGCCAGCGTGGAGATCAACAGCTCAGGCTGTTACTCCACAG TGTGCGTGGAGCTGGACCTGCAGAACCTGGCCGTCAACACCGTCCTCCAGTCCCACCACGTCAACGACATGGAGGGAGCCGACAGCATGGGCATCAGCTTCGACGTGATCCAGCAGGCCTCCCTGGAGGACATGATCACGGGCGGTCAGGCCGCCAGCGCCCCAGCCAGCTACGACGAGACGGCCCTCTGCTCCAACACCTTCAG GATCCTGAAGAGCATGGTGGTGGGCTGGGTGAAGGAGATCACGCAGTACCACAACGTCTACGCCGACAACCAGGTCATGCACTTCTACCGCTGGCTCCGCTCGCCGTCCTCGCTGCTTCACGACCCCGCCCTGCACCGGACGCTGCACAACATGATGAAGAAGCTCTTCCTGCA GCTCATCGCTGAGTTCAAGCGCCTAGGGTCATCGGTCGTCTATGCCAACTTCAACCGCATCATCCTCTGCACGAAGAAGCGCCGAATCGAAGACGCCATCGCCTACGTGGAGTACATCACCAGCAG CATCCATGCTAAAGACATCTTCCATTCCCTGACGATTTCTTTCTCTCGATGCTGGGAATTTCTTCTCTGGATGGATCCTTCTAACTATGGTGGAATCAAGGGAAAGGTTTCAGCTAGTGTTCACTGTGGACAG CAAGACtcccaggaaggggagggagcgGAGAACGAGcaggagagtgaggaggaggagagggaggaggaagacgTGGAGGAGCCCGACGACGTGGAGGAGCTGCTGGAGAACAACTGGAACATTCTGCAGTTTTTGCCGCAGACCGCCTCCTGCCAGAGCTACTTCCTCATGATTGTTTCAG CATACATCGTGGCCGTGTACCACAGCATGAAGGACGGGCTGAGGCGCAGCGCCCCGGGGAGCACTCCCATGAGGAGGAGGGGTGCCAGCCAGTTCTCCCAGGAGGCCGAGGGGGCGGCTGGAGCCCTTCCAG GGATGATCACCTTCTCTCAAGATTACGTAGCCAATGAACTCACTCAAAGCTTCTTCACCATCACACAGAAGATTCAAAAGAAAGTCACAGGCTCTCGGAACTCGACTGAGCTCTCTGAGATGTTTCCTCACCTCCCTGGTTCTCACCTGCTGCTCAATAACCCTGCTCTGGAGTTCATCAAATACGTGTGCAAG GTGCTGTCTCTGGACACGAACATCACCAACCAGGTGAACAAGCTCAACCGCGACCTGCTGCGCCTGGTGGACGTGGGCGAGTTCTCCGAGGAGGCCCAGTTCAGGGACCCCTGCCGCTCCTACGTGCTCCCCGAGGTCATCTGCCACAGCTGCAATTTCTGCCGCGACCTGGACCTGTGCAAGGACTCCTCCTTCTCTCAG GACGGGGCCGTCTTGCCTCAGTGGCTCTGCTCCAACTGTCAGGCAGCCTATGACTCCTCTGCCATCGAGATGGCCCTGGTGGAAGCCCTGCAGAAGAAGCTGATGGCCTTCACCCTGCAGGACCTG ATCTGCCTGAAGTGCCATGGCGTGAAGGAGGCCAACATGCCCATGCACTGCAGCTGCGCCGGGGACTTCGCCCTCACCATCCACACGCAG GTCTTCGTGGAGCAGATTAGGATCTTCCGGAACATTGCCCAGCACTACGGCATGTTGTACCTCCTGGAGACCCTGGAGTGGCTGCTGCAGAAGAACCCTCGGCTGGGCCGGTAG